A window from Salvelinus fontinalis isolate EN_2023a chromosome 8, ASM2944872v1, whole genome shotgun sequence encodes these proteins:
- the plcg1 gene encoding 1-phosphatidylinositol 4,5-bisphosphate phosphodiesterase gamma-1 isoform X3, whose product MAGTSGFFSNGPIPWIESDTEMNNLYRDLELGTVLTLFYSKKSQRPERRTFQVKLETRTIIWTRGTDKIEGEIDIREIKEIRAGQKSRDFERYVEDATARLDQAHCFVILHGTEFRLKALSLAATSDEEMTMWVKGLTWLVADTLKSPTPLQIERWLRKQFYAVDRNREDKISCKDLKSMLCQVNYRVPNMKFLREKLPDSELRNGDVSFSQFSQLYRSLMLDAQKAMEIPFLQRFIERPEQKILLEDFKTFLLEAQKELWATDNNKVQEFMFGYLKDPLREVEQPFFHQDEFLTYLFSKENTVWDSALDQVCPEDMNNPLSHYWISSSHNTYLTGDQFSSESSLEAYARCLRMGCRCIELDCWDGPDGMPVIYHGHTLTTKIKFCDVLATIKEHAFVTSDYPIILSIEDHCSIVQQRNMATYFKKVFGEMLLTKAVDISADGLPSPNQLKRKILIKHKKLAEGSAYEEVSTSTPYSENDISNSIKNGILFLEDPINHEWYPHFFVLTSSKIYYSEETSNNQGNEDEEEHREVSNGMDQHIAEKWFHGKLGAGRDGRQIAERLLSEYCLETGAPDGSFLVRESETFVGDYTLSFWRSGRVQHCRIHSRQEAGSPKFYLTDNLVFDTLFALIIHYQQVALRCNEFEMKLTEPVPQTNAHESKEWYHANLSRSHAENMLMRVPRDGAFLVRKRAELSSFAISFRAEGKIKHCRVQQEGQTVVLGTSEFDSLVDLISYYEKHPLYRKMKLRYPINEETLEKIGTAEPDYGSLYEGRNPGFYVEANQMPTFKCTVKAMYEYKAQRDDELSFSKNAIIQNVDKQEGGWWKGDCGGKKQLWFPANYVEEISPSAVEPDRSQLTENSPLGDLLRGSVDVSSCQIVVRPDGKGSRLHVFSLLPAASPRAGQVLDIAANTQEELKEWVIKIREVTMTSEAKLEEGKMMERRKKIALELSDLVIYCRPVPFDEDKIGTERACFRDMSSFPETKAEKYVNRIKGKRFLQYNRLQLSRIYPRGQRLDSSNYDPLPMWLCGSQLVALNFQTADKPMQMNQALFMLNGRSGYVLQPPIMRDDNFDPFDRHTLRGLESVTLQIEVLGARHLPKHGRGIVCPLIEIEVCGAEYDSAKQKTDSEADNGLNPTWPRKPFQFTVCNSAFAFLRFVVYEIDMFSDQNFLAQASFPINSLKTGYRSVPLKNSCNEDLELASLLVHMDITRSRAENGEVLSPFLPVGGVSAAVVTQTGRERLGETGSTSSASSMSPLPQSPAAQTQAQTQAYRGREGSFEARYQTPLDDFRVSQEALLDLDPQNRRYV is encoded by the exons ATGGCTGGGACCTCGGGCTTCTTTTCCAACGGACCCATTCCGTGGATTGAGAGTGACACCGAGATGAACAATCTTTACCGGGATCTGGAATTGGGGACCGTGTTGACTTTGTTTTACTCCAAAAAGTCCCAGCGACCTGAGAGAAGGACATTTCAGGTCAAACTTGAGACGAGGACAATTATCTGGACCCGAGGCACTGATAAAATAGAGGGAGAAA TTGATATCCGAGAGATAAAGGAGATCCGAGCGGGCCAGAAGTCTCGGGACTTTGAGCGCTATGTGGAGGACGCTACAGCACGACTAGACCAGGCTCACTGCTTCGTCATCCTACACGGCACTGAGTTCCGCCTCAAAGCACTCAGCCTAGCGG CGACGTCTGATGAGGAGATGACCATGTGGGTGAAGGGGCTGACCTGGCTGGTGGCAGACACACTCAAATCCCCCACCCCTCTACAGATAGAGAG GTGGTTACGGAAGCAGTTTTATGCAGTAGATCGCAACAGAGAAGACAA GATATCCTGTAAGGATCTGAAGAGCATGCTGTGCCAGGTTAACTACAGGGTCCCCAACATGAAGTTCCTCAGAGAGAAACTTCCG gACTCAGAGTTGAGGAATGGAGACGTGTCCTTTAGCCAGTTTTCCCAGCTCTATCGCAGCCTGATGCTTGATGCCCAGAAAGCT ATGGAGATTCCTTTTCTACAGAG GTTCATTGAGAGACCAGAGCAGAAGATCTTACTAGAAGACTTCAAGACTTTCCTTCTGGAGGCCCAGAAG gaGCTGTGGGCCACCGACAACAATAAGGTGCAGGAGTTTATGTTTGGGTACCTGAAGGACCCACTGAGGGAGGTGGAACAACCCTTCTTCCACCAAGATGAG TTCCTGACGTACCTATTTTCCAAAGAGAACACCGTCTGGGACTCAGCCCTGGACCAGGTGTGTCCTGAAGACATGAACAACCCCCTGTCTCATTACTGGATATCCTCATCTCATAACAC ctaCCTGACAGGTGACCAGTTTTCTAGTGAGTCGTCCCTGGAAGCGTACGCACGCTGTCTGAGGATGGGCTGCCGCTGCATCGAGT TGGACTGCTGGGATGGTCCAGATGGAATGCCTGTCATCTACCATGGACACACCCTCACCACCAAGATCAAGTTCTGTGATGTCCTGGCGACCATCAAGGAACACGCCTTTGTGACGTCTGA CTACCCCATCATCCTGTCCATAGAGGATCATTGCAGCATTGTCCAGCAGAGGAACATGGCTACCTACTTTAAGAAGGTCTTTGGAGAAATGCTGCTTACCAAGGCTGTGGACATCTCCGCCGACGGACTGCCCTCACCCAATCAGCTTAAGAGGAAGATCCTCATCAAG CATAAGAAGCTAGCAGAGGGCAGTGCCTATGAGGAGGTGTCCACCTCCACTCCCTACTCTGAGAATGACATCAGCAACTCCATCAAGAATGGCATTCTCTTCCTGGAGGACCCCATCAACCAT gaGTGGTACCCTCACTTCTTTGTCCTGACCAGCAGTAAGATTTACTACTCGGAGGAGACGTCTAACAACCAAGGCAacgaggatgaggaggagcacAGAGAG GTCTCTAACGGTATGGATCAACATATAGCAGAGAAGTGGTTCCATGGGAAGCTTGGTGCTGGTCGGGACGGGAGACAGATAGCTGAGCGGCTGCTGTCCGAGTACTGTCTTGAGACGGGCGCTCCCGACGGGTCCTTCCTGGTCCGGGAGAGTGAGACGTTCGTAGGAGACTACACCTTGTCCTTCTG GCGTTCAGGCCGGGTGCAGCATTGTCGCATCCACTCTCGCCAGGAGGCGGGCAGCCCCAAGTTCTACTTGACAGACAACCTGGTGTTTGACACGCTATTCGCCCTCATCATCCACTACCAGCAGGTAGCGCTGCGCTGTAACGAGTTTGAGATGAAGCTGACTGAGCCTGTGCCCCAGACCAACGCCCACGAAAGCAAAGA GTGGTACCATGCCAACCTGTCTCGGAGCCACGCTGAGAACATGCTGATGAGGGTTCCACGTGACGGGGCGTTCCTTGTTAGAAAAAGGGCAGAGCTAAGCTCCTTTGCCATTTCCTTCAG GGCAGAGGGGAAGATCAAGCACTGCAGGGTGCAGCAGGAGGGCCAGACGGTGGTGTTGGGGACGTCGGAGTTCGACAGCCTGGTGGATCTCATCAGTTACTACGAGAAACACCCGTTGTACCGCAAGATGAAGCTCCGCTACCCTATCAATGAGGAGACGCTGGAGAAGATAGGCACCGCT GAGCCAGATTACGGGTCTCTGTATGAGGGGCGGAACCCTGGGTTCTACGTAGAAGCCAATCAGATGCCCACCTTCAAG TGCACAGTGAAGGCCATGTATGAGTACAAGGCCCAGAGGGATGATGAATTGTCCTTCAGTAAGAACGCCATCATCCAAAACGTGGACAAACAGGAAGGAGGCTG GTGGAAGGGGGACTGTGGTGGGAAGAAGCAGCTGTGGTTTCCTGCTAACTATGTAGAGGAGATCAGTCCTTCAGCTGTGGAGCCAGACAGATCA CAGCTGACAGAGAACAGTCCTCTGGGAGACCTGCTGAGAGGAAGTGTAGATGTGTCTTCCTGTCAGATTG tgGTGCGGCCTGATGGTAAGGGAAGCAGGCTGCATGTGTTCTCCCTCCTCCCCGCTGCCTCTCCTAGGGCAGGGCAGGTCTTGGACATTGCTGCCAATACCCAGGAGGAGCTCAAGGAGTGGGTCATCAAGATCAGAGAGGTCACCATGACATCAGAGGCCAAG ctggaGGAGGGGAAGATGATGGAGAGAAGGAAGAAGATCGCTCTGGAGCTGTCTGACCTGGTCATCTACTGTAGACCTGTACCCTTCGACGAGGACA AGATTGGGACAGAGCGGGCGTGTTTCCGGGACATGTCGTCGTTCCCGGAGACCAAGGCAGAGAAGTATGTGAACCGGATCAAGGGGAAGAGGTTCCTGCAGTACAACCGGCTGCAGCTGTCCCGTATCTACCCCCGTGGACAGAGGCTGGACTCCTCCAACTACGACCCTCTGCCCATGTGGCTCTGTGGATCCCAGCTGGTCGCGCTAAACTTCCAGACTGcag ACAAGCCCATGCAGATGAACCAGGCTCTGTTCATGTTGAACGGGAGGAGTGGCTACGTCCTCCAGCCACCAATCATGAGAGACGACAACTTTGACCCCTTTGACCGACACACACTGAGGGGCCTGGAGTCAGTCACCCTGCAGATAGAG GTGTTGGGTGCTCGTCATCTGCCTAAACACGGTCGTGGCATCGTGTGCCCCCTGATCGAGATCGAGGTGTGTGGCGCAGAATATGACAGTGCCAAGCAGAAGACTGACTCAGAGG CGGATAATGGTCTGAACCCCACGTGGCCTCGGAAGCCTTTCCAGTTCACCGTGTGTAACTCTGCCTTTGCCTTCCTGCGCTTTGTGGTGTACGAGATTGACATGTTCAGCGACCAGAACTTCCTGGCCCAGGCCAGCTTCCCCATCAACAGCCTCAAGACAG GATACCGGTCGGTCCCTCTGAAGAACAGCTGTAATGAGGATCTGGAGCTGGCCTCTCTGCTGGTGCACATGGACATCACCCGGAGCAGG GCTGAAAATGGGGAGGTGCTGAGCCCGTTTCTGCCGGTAGGAGGTGTCTCTGCGGCGGTGGTTACCCAGACAGGGCGTGAGCGTCTTGGGGAGACAGGCTCCACGTCCTCAGCCTCCTCCATGTCCCCTCTGCCCCAGTCGCCAGCAGCCCAGACCCAGGCTCAGACACAGGCCTACAGAGGCAGGGAGGGCTCCTTCGAGGCCCGCTACCAGACACCTCTGGATGACTTCAGAGTATCACAGGAGGCTCTGCTGGACCTAGACCCTCAGAACAGGAGGTATGTGTAA